GCCAACCACGGGATAAAGTTCCTAGCAGTGGCGATTTACTAGTTGATCCAACGCTTCTCGACACAATCACTAGCGACGGTCGCGTACTTTCGGTTGCCGGATACCCTACCGGAAGGCACCACAGTCTAGTAAAAGCAGCTGAGGCGCGGTTAGCTGTCCAATGCGGTGCTACCGAAATAGTGGTGGTGCTTGACGATACGCGTCTTTTCGACTCTTATGCGGTTATGTCTGAGCTTATTGCTTTGCGCGAGTCAGTAACACAGCCAGCCAAACTGATTCTTGCCGTCGATACGCTTCTTGTTGATCCCATGCAGGCACGTACGCTCGCGCACTATGCTCATAAATGCGCTTTCGATGGTGTGCTCATGGGATGGAAAGAAAGCGCCCCAGAGTTTTTTCAAGAGCTACCACCATTGGAAATATTAAGTTTTACCCCCGGTTATGGGACGCTTATCACTAAGGGTTAATAGTCTAATTCGGAGAGCTTTACATTGTTGCCGCTGGCAGTAAGACCAAAGCCAGTATCAGTAACTATAACGGTATCGATATGTAAATTCTGTACATAACCGTTAGTTCCTTGTTGGAATGCTTTGGAGATCATTTCAACAACAGAGTCCGGTAATTCAAAACCGAATAGGTGTGCGTTTGTTGCGGTTAACTGAAGCGTTCCGTCAACAGCTTCTGGTCTAAAGGTGAGTACCGCGGCACCAGAAGATATTTCTACATCGAAAGACCCAGTTCGTGCAGTGGGAGTAATTGCGGTGACTTGCACAATATTGTTGATGACATTTGCGGCTAATTCCTCAATAGACTCGGCCTGCTGCGTAGATGTGTTTTCGGCGAGAGTTTTTTGCACATCCGCGAGAATATAATCACTAGTTATTAAAGACGCGACGGTAATATGCTCTGCTGTGGGGTTGTCCGGGTCGGTAAGTGAAAGCCCGTCGATTGTTATTGTTGTTGCGGGTTGACCGGTTATTTCTTGGACTTTCCCAGTATCATCATGGGTGATATGCACAGTATCTGGTGAATCAATTTTTAAATGTGAGATCTTTTTGGTGACTAACCCTGGGATAAGTGGTTGTGCGCCAAAAGAAACCGAGACCGCTTGCATATCATCTTTGGAAAGCTGATGGGAAATATATACCCGTGCATAAAACTCCGCAATGAGTACGAGTGCGAGCAAGCCAATAAAAAGTTTAAGAATGGTTTTCGTCATTGTAATAGTGTGACTTAAAAACCGCGTAGATTCCACCGTTATGCGGTTATGGTGCGATTTCTGCCCAGGAAATCGTGAGCTGATTATCACGTATAGGTCGCCTAATCGGATGAAGTGGAACACCATCGGCAACAAGTGCGTTGTGTGTTTCTCGCCAGCGAATGCGTGGACCAAAGGTGGAAAAAGCGGCCATACGATGCCAGTAGCTGTCTAAAAGCGACAAAAGTTCGTGTATCTTTTCCCCAGGTATATTGCGGTGAATAAGTATTTTGGGTAGCCGTTCAGCGATGTCTGAAGGCTTTTCGACGTCAAATGGGTCCCATGAGAGGGTCAGAGTTTGAGGACCAGTGTGATCAAGTACTATCCAGGTTGCCCGACGCCCGAGCTCATCACAAGTTCCTTCAACGAATTTCCCTTCCGGGCGCAGCCGACTTAACACCATCTCCCAGGCGGATTCGACTTGTGAAACATCGTATTGCCGCAACACATTAAAAGCGCGCACAATATCGGGGGTATAGCCGGCAAGTTCAAAACCACCGAGTTCGAAACTGACTCCATCACGTGGTGGCAAGATTCGTTGCGGGTCGATTTCTAATCCGATGATCCGAATATCAGATCGGGTTTTTCTTAACCAGCGTGCCCACTCGACGGTCGTCGTAAAGCTTGCTCCGTAGCCTACATCGAGGGCAAGGGGATTAAGACTGTGGTGTAATAGGCGCGAAAAATCCGCATTAAAGTGCATCCAACGGTCGACGCGGCGTAAACGCTGAAAACCCGTCGTGCCACGAGTAATGACACCGACGGGTGCGCCACGACCACTGGCGAAATTGGTGCGCATATTATGCGCGTGGTCAGCCATAGATTAGAGGTTTTCAGAAATCCACTGTTCGGTCAGAGCACCTTCGTTGGCAAAAAGCTCGCCAAGTGCTTCAGCAACTTTAGGTTCGATCGCTGGACCCATGAAAGGAATATTCACATTGACTTCATTGGCATAACTGAGAGTGGTTTGCTCGTTTTCACCGTGAAGAGAAATCTGACCTTTGAAATCAACAGGTGTGCCTTTAACATCGGCAGTGTAGCTGATTGCTGCGTCATTTCCTTCTAAACCAGCGACGGTAACTACGCGCTTAACCTTGAGCGCCTGGCTAATCATGGCGCGAACGGCTTCCGGAAGAATGTCGAGCGGAAGGATCTCGAACAAGGTTGCAACTGCGCCGCCATTAGCATCGGTGAACTCGTGAAGCTCACCTGGTTCCGGAGAAAGTGTGGTTGCAATGAAGGTCCAATAGTCGGCGTTGGTTAGCGCCTGGTGAACTTTTTCAGCAGAATGATTAATTGTTACGGTGTTCTCACTACGAGTTGTCATGAGCTACAGACTACCCTTAACAGAGTGAGAGACACATTTATGGCACTCGAATCCATTCCCGGAAGCGAAATTCGGGAAACAAATTTTGCGGAATTAACTACTCTGCATCTCGGTGGAACCCCGATATGCGCTGTGGAATGCACAACAAGTGAAGCCTTATGCGAAGTGGTGAAGCTTTTCGACGATAACCGCATTAAACA
This DNA window, taken from Corynebacterium kutscheri, encodes the following:
- a CDS encoding beta/alpha barrel domain-containing protein, whose amino-acid sequence is MIRSFLGQPRDKVPSSGDLLVDPTLLDTITSDGRVLSVAGYPTGRHHSLVKAAEARLAVQCGATEIVVVLDDTRLFDSYAVMSELIALRESVTQPAKLILAVDTLLVDPMQARTLAHYAHKCAFDGVLMGWKESAPEFFQELPPLEILSFTPGYGTLITKG
- a CDS encoding LmeA family phospholipid-binding protein, translated to MTKTILKLFIGLLALVLIAEFYARVYISHQLSKDDMQAVSVSFGAQPLIPGLVTKKISHLKIDSPDTVHITHDDTGKVQEITGQPATTITIDGLSLTDPDNPTAEHITVASLITSDYILADVQKTLAENTSTQQAESIEELAANVINNIVQVTAITPTARTGSFDVEISSGAAVLTFRPEAVDGTLQLTATNAHLFGFELPDSVVEMISKAFQQGTNGYVQNLHIDTVIVTDTGFGLTASGNNVKLSELDY
- a CDS encoding methylase, giving the protein MADHAHNMRTNFASGRGAPVGVITRGTTGFQRLRRVDRWMHFNADFSRLLHHSLNPLALDVGYGASFTTTVEWARWLRKTRSDIRIIGLEIDPQRILPPRDGVSFELGGFELAGYTPDIVRAFNVLRQYDVSQVESAWEMVLSRLRPEGKFVEGTCDELGRRATWIVLDHTGPQTLTLSWDPFDVEKPSDIAERLPKILIHRNIPGEKIHELLSLLDSYWHRMAAFSTFGPRIRWRETHNALVADGVPLHPIRRPIRDNQLTISWAEIAP
- a CDS encoding DUF2505 domain-containing protein; this translates as MTTRSENTVTINHSAEKVHQALTNADYWTFIATTLSPEPGELHEFTDANGGAVATLFEILPLDILPEAVRAMISQALKVKRVVTVAGLEGNDAAISYTADVKGTPVDFKGQISLHGENEQTTLSYANEVNVNIPFMGPAIEPKVAEALGELFANEGALTEQWISENL